A single region of the Manihot esculenta cultivar AM560-2 chromosome 12, M.esculenta_v8, whole genome shotgun sequence genome encodes:
- the LOC110627429 gene encoding probable WRKY transcription factor 15 isoform X2: MGFCNRCHRFDQTAREKTTFLFTLYQLPTSHSFLFTHFNFSLGFSFFHDLVSLIMAVELMMAFSNDGFVTKLEDNAVQEAASGLESVNKLIRLLSQQNQETIQSSSSPSATLRSSMDIDMDCKAVADVAVSKFKKVISLLGRTRTGHARFRKAPVAVAMAAALSHTQISQENQLLESKVYYATPIQQIPPTPPVPNHYHDYSSMGMMPNNNGVIGERKESSTTINFSYSSAGNSFVSSLTGDTTDGKQPSSSSAFQITNPSQVSSAGKPPLSSSSLKRKCSSENLGSANCSGPSGRCHCSKKRKLRLKRVVRVPAISLKMSDIPPDDYSWRKYGQKPIKGSPHPRGYYKCSSVRGCPARKHVERALDDPSMLVVTYEGEHNHNLPIAEPTNLILESS, from the exons ATGGGGTTCTGTAACCGATGCCATCGTTTTGACCAGACCGCGAGAGAGAAGACGACCTTTCTCTTTACCCTTTATCAACTGCCCACCTCTCATAGCTTTCTTTTCACCCACTTCAATTTCTCTCTTGGTTTCTCTTTCTTTCATGATCTTGTTTCACTAATCATGGCTGTAGAGCTCATGATGGCTTTTAGCAACGATGGGTTTGTTACTAAATTGGAAGATAACGCTGTCCAAGAGGCTGCGTCAGGGCTCGAGAGTGTTAATAAGCTTATCAGATTGCTGTCGCAGCAGAATCAAGAAACCATTCAATCTTCATCTTCACCTTCTGCGACTTTAAGATCGTCTATGGATATAGATATGGATTGCAAGGCAGTCGCTGATGTTGCTGTTTCTAAATTTAAGAAAGTGATTTCTCTTTTGGGTCGAACCAGAACCGGCCATGCTCGCTTTAGAAAAGCTCCTGTGGCGGTGGCTATGGCGGCTGCTCTAAGCCACACCCAAATTAGCCAAGAAAATCAACTTCTTGAAAGTAAGGTTTATTATGCTACGCCGATCCAGCAGATTCCTCCAACTCCTCCGGTCCCTAATCATTACCATGATTATTCTTCTATGGGGATGATGCCAAATAATAATGGGGTGATTGGTGAGAGGAAAGAATCATCTACCAccattaatttttcttattcttccGCTGGGAACTCCTTTGTTTCTTCCTTGACGGGTGATACGACCGATGGCAAACAGCCGTCATCTTCATCAGCGTTTCAGATTACCAATCCGTCTCAGGTTTCATCAGCTGGAAAGCCTCCTCTGTCTTCATCTTCTTTGAAGAGAAAGTGTAGCTCTGAAAATTTGGGTTCTGCCAATTGCAGTGGACCTTCTGGTCGGTGCCATTGCTCTAAAAAGAG AAAGTTGAGGCTGAAGAGAGTGGTGAGAGTTCCAGCAATTAGCCTGAAGATGTCTGATATTCCACCAGATGATTACTCCTGGAGAAAATATGGACAGAAACCCATTAAAGGGTCTCCACATCCAAG AGGCTACTACAAGTGCAGCAGCGTCAGAGGCTGCCCAGCACGTAAGCATGTGGAGAGAGCTTTAGACGATCCATCAATGCTTGTAGTCACCTACGAAGGAGAGCACAATCACAATCTCCCCATTGCAGAGCCAACCAATCTGATCTTAGAATCCTCTTAG
- the LOC110627429 gene encoding probable WRKY transcription factor 15 isoform X1 has product MGFCNRCHRFDQTAREKTTFLFTLYQLPTSHSFLFTHFNFSLGFSFFHDLVSLIMAVELMMAFSNDGFVTKLEDNAVQEAASGLESVNKLIRLLSQQNQETIQSSSSPSATLRSSMDIDMDCKAVADVAVSKFKKVISLLGRTRTGHARFRKAPVAVAMAAALSHTQISQENQLLESKVYYATPIQQIPPTPPVPNHYHDYSSMGMMPNNNGVIGERKESSTTINFSYSSAGNSFVSSLTGDTTDGKQPSSSSAFQITNPSQVSSAGKPPLSSSSLKRKCSSENLGSANCSGPSGRCHCSKKSRKLRLKRVVRVPAISLKMSDIPPDDYSWRKYGQKPIKGSPHPRGYYKCSSVRGCPARKHVERALDDPSMLVVTYEGEHNHNLPIAEPTNLILESS; this is encoded by the exons ATGGGGTTCTGTAACCGATGCCATCGTTTTGACCAGACCGCGAGAGAGAAGACGACCTTTCTCTTTACCCTTTATCAACTGCCCACCTCTCATAGCTTTCTTTTCACCCACTTCAATTTCTCTCTTGGTTTCTCTTTCTTTCATGATCTTGTTTCACTAATCATGGCTGTAGAGCTCATGATGGCTTTTAGCAACGATGGGTTTGTTACTAAATTGGAAGATAACGCTGTCCAAGAGGCTGCGTCAGGGCTCGAGAGTGTTAATAAGCTTATCAGATTGCTGTCGCAGCAGAATCAAGAAACCATTCAATCTTCATCTTCACCTTCTGCGACTTTAAGATCGTCTATGGATATAGATATGGATTGCAAGGCAGTCGCTGATGTTGCTGTTTCTAAATTTAAGAAAGTGATTTCTCTTTTGGGTCGAACCAGAACCGGCCATGCTCGCTTTAGAAAAGCTCCTGTGGCGGTGGCTATGGCGGCTGCTCTAAGCCACACCCAAATTAGCCAAGAAAATCAACTTCTTGAAAGTAAGGTTTATTATGCTACGCCGATCCAGCAGATTCCTCCAACTCCTCCGGTCCCTAATCATTACCATGATTATTCTTCTATGGGGATGATGCCAAATAATAATGGGGTGATTGGTGAGAGGAAAGAATCATCTACCAccattaatttttcttattcttccGCTGGGAACTCCTTTGTTTCTTCCTTGACGGGTGATACGACCGATGGCAAACAGCCGTCATCTTCATCAGCGTTTCAGATTACCAATCCGTCTCAGGTTTCATCAGCTGGAAAGCCTCCTCTGTCTTCATCTTCTTTGAAGAGAAAGTGTAGCTCTGAAAATTTGGGTTCTGCCAATTGCAGTGGACCTTCTGGTCGGTGCCATTGCTCTAAAAAGAG CAGAAAGTTGAGGCTGAAGAGAGTGGTGAGAGTTCCAGCAATTAGCCTGAAGATGTCTGATATTCCACCAGATGATTACTCCTGGAGAAAATATGGACAGAAACCCATTAAAGGGTCTCCACATCCAAG AGGCTACTACAAGTGCAGCAGCGTCAGAGGCTGCCCAGCACGTAAGCATGTGGAGAGAGCTTTAGACGATCCATCAATGCTTGTAGTCACCTACGAAGGAGAGCACAATCACAATCTCCCCATTGCAGAGCCAACCAATCTGATCTTAGAATCCTCTTAG